The sequence gaaccagtggaaccagtggCTTAAACTACTGGTGAGTCCAGAGAACCCAGAAGACCAGTCAGAGAACTGTAGGTCTTCTGGGTCCAGCAGAATTTTAGCAGATCCATCGGGTCAGAGGGAGGTCCGCGGGGTCAGAGGGAGGTTCGCCGGGTCAGAGGGGGATCTATTAAGCCCTGATGAAGCACATTGTTGCAGCTCTCTGATGTTCTGGAGAAGTCTTGGTGGACACAGCAGCTCATCTGTGAACCGATGTTGAGAGAGGAACAGAATCCTCTCGTCCTTCAACCTGTTGCTTCATCTGGACCCTCTTGTCCTGATAGTCCTTTGGTTCCTCAGACGGACTCGTAGTCTAGCTTGGACTGAACCTCACCTATAgtgcaggagctgcagctggtgGACCCCCAGGCTAGCTGGTGAAACATGTCCACCTTCCTGAAGCTTCTCCAAACCCAAAgtttattcagattttctcCTGCTCTGGCTATCTCTATGTGAGAGAAGTTTCTCCATCCAGCCGTGAGGTTCTGTTGGATCATTCAGACCAAATGTTCAGTCCATTTGTTGGTTTCCTTCCTCAGGTCCAGAGCAGTGGTTCGTCCCACAGAGTTCCTCTCAGGTGTACAAGCACTCAGAGGAAGGTACCATTCCCTGCGTGGTGTCCGACCCAAAGCTCAACGTCTCTCTGTTCGAACGACCCGGCAGAACTGCAGTGGGCGGGGTCAGATATGTGCCAGCTCTGGGTTTCGTGGGATGCCTCAATGATGCAGGACATGTCTGTGTGGCGACAGACGGAGACCAGGAGAAGGAGTCCCAGGTCTTCTATGTCTTCACTGTCCTCGGTAAGGACACTTTTACTGACCCGAAACATTCTGGACCCACCTGTAGTGACCAGCTGTCTCTGTCTCCGGCCTGTCCTCAGAACCGAAGCAGATGGAGATGGAGCTGTCAGTGTCCAGCCAGGTCCTGAAGCAGGGGGAGGTCCTGACCATGAACTGCTCCGTCAGAGACGTGGACATGGCCTTCTTCACATGGACCTTTCCCCGCAGACAGGTAGCCATGGCAACAATACTGAGTGAATAGCAGCAGAATGACTCTTGAAGACtatccttctttctttctgctttctgaaTCTGGTGTGTAACAGTAGGAATTGATTCACTGAGTCACAACTCGGACTCGGCTGTAGGCAACCTGGTTATCTGGCAGGTGGAACAGAGCCGAGGACTCAGGGAATCTGAGTCACAGCATCTCTGTCATGACAGAGGTTCTGGGTGTATGGGGGGTCGGACCCCTGACCCTGGCATGCATCTCAGTACACTAGAGTACGTGGAAGCCTTCAGAGTTAAAACATGGATGAAAACCAGAgcaccatttttttttgcattttatctgaATGGTGATGTTCAGTAACCAACTGAATGGTTTCTCTACAGGAAGTAGAACCTCTGACAGACATCCTGTCCAATGAAATTCGCTCATTCATTAACATCTCCAAGGCAACAGTGTCAGACTCAGGTAtgtgtttctgcaggtctatCAGATCCTACACGCCACTGCAGTAAGACTCTTGACACCAAGaggttgctatggcaactgATGATGCTGCTTTAGTTGACAGCTTGTTACCATGGTGGCTGTTTCCTGCAGGTGTTTATGTGTGTAAAGCCCAGGACTCGCAGTTTAGATGGACCGTGAggaaaaacatcacaataaCTGTTTTGGGTCAGtagcacacacacgcaatcatgttttcatcacttgtggggacttcacattgacttccattaatttctacagTCTAACCCTTACCTTATCCTTTACCCTACACCTAAACATCACAGACCTAACcactaacccaaaaacaacaatttccctcatggggaccaagaaaatgtACCCACAAGGAGCAATGGTCTCCATAACCCCACGttgtagacagaaataggttcctataagaatataaaaacctggttcacacacacagacacatgaaCAGGTACAGGTAActcctccctctctgcagaCAAAGGTTATGTCTACCTGTGGCCCTCAGGTGAGACCAACATCTCGTCTGTAGTCCACCACACCGTGGAGCTGAAGGTAGTGGGTGACGCCCACCCCACCCCCACCTTCACCTGGTCCAGGCTAAACCAGACTATCGCCATGGAAACCAGCTCCATCAACACCACTCACCTGACCAGTAGCAGGTATGTGGAAAGATTCGTTCATAAGTTTAGTGCAGTGAGAGGTGGAGGCCCACACCTTCAGCTCATCCGGGTCTGTAACCTGACCTGGCGCTGAGTGGAGAGGAACTGGAAACCCTCTGGCAGGTTGAGGTCAGGAACCACAGAGTTTAAAGTTCAGGGTTCTCACATCAACATCTGGTGAGAACAGCTCTGTGGTGACAAAGTTCTCCTTCTCAGGTAGAATCCAGCTGAACTGTCCACTGTTCTCAGCTGGGACAGTCACTGAGTCCTTCCTTCATCAGACGGTGTTGGTCCTCCCTTAgactctaaaacattttatccagttggtggttggttggttggtggAATGATTGGTTAATTGCAGGTATGTGAGCACCCTGACGCTTCATCAGGTGCAGTTGGACCAGACAGGAACTTACACTGCAACTGCATCCAATGAGGACAGCAGAGAGGAGATCATGTTCTACCTACAGGTCACAGGTGAGAGAGATGTGCTGACTGGTCAGCTGGGGGATATTTACCCATCTGTGAGTTCACCTGCCAGTGTGTTCTTGTCCAGCTCCTCCAAGGATTTTGTCTCTGTCAGAAGTTGATAAGAAAGACATCCTGTGTGTCAGTGAGGGAGTACCAACTCCATCTGTTACCTGGTACATCTGTCCACGTTCGATCAGGTAGACACTCATACACACAGATGAAATGATGACcatgtttccatggtaacctTTTGATTTTTCCTGGTGCAGGTGCAGCAATCTGAGTGACGGTTGGAGGAGCCAGTTAGGGGCCTTAGAACAGGACGTCACCACAGTGATAGAAGGAGGCGGTACACTGGTAACCATCATCATCACAATATGGGAGGGGCTGACTTACCAATGGCTAACCACCCGTGTGTGTCACCTGTTCAGGTAAAAAGTGTGTTGACTCTGAAAACCCTGGACTCTGTGTCGGCTGTTCGCTGTGAAGCTACGAATGCAGCAGGAGAACGAGCGCGAGACCTGCGAGTCCTTCGCACCTGTAAGTACTGCTGGAGTACCGAAGTACATCTGTGGTTCAGGGTGAATCCTCCAACCTGAACCATGCTGCAGGATGATCCAGGCTGAATCCTCTGTGGTGTTGAGGATCCATCAGCTGCTGAACCTCAGAAGGTTCATCCTGATACTGAGCTGAAAAGCAGCTGGTCAGACATGGGAAGGTACCTAAGCAGGAGGTTCAGGTGTACTGAAGGTGTACTAGAgctgataggtattttcctagaacctacataaaagaaccacagacaacgtatatgaatttcaTGACAAACTTTGCAAAGGAGAAGACTCTATCAATtgctcctccgagccgttcaTAGAGCGTTCTGAAAATCTTTGGGtagagcttgtcttttattttcaaacttcaaagagggaggataggcaagataaNNNNNNNNNNNNNNNNNNNNNNNNNNNNNNNNNNNNNNNNNNNNNNNNNNNNNNNNNNNNNNNNNNNNNNNNNNNNNNNNNNNNNNNNNNNNNNNNNNNNNNNNNNNNNNNNNNNNNNNNNNNNNNNNNNNNNNNNNNNNNNNNNNNNNNNNNNNNNNNNNNNNNNNNNNNNNNNNNNNNNNNNNNNNNNNNNNNNNNNNNNNNNNNNNNNNNNNNNNNNNNNNNNNNNNNNNNNNNNNNNNNNNNNNNNNNNNNNNNNNNNNNNNNNNNNNNNNNNNNNNNNNNNNNNNNNNNNNNNNNNNNNNNNNNNNNNNNNNNNNNNNNNNNNNNNNNNNNNNNNNNNNNNNNNNNNNNNNNNNNNNNNNNNNNNNNNNNNNNNNNNNNNNNNNNNNNNNNNNNNNNNNNNNNNNNNNNNNNNNNNNNNNNNNNNNNNNNNNNNNNNNNNNNNNNNNNNNNNNNNNNNNNNNNNNNNNNNNNNNNNNNNNNNNNNNNNNNNNNNNNNNNNNNNNNNNNNNNNNNNNNNNNNNNNNNNNNNNNNNNNNNNNNNNNNNNNNNNNNNNNNNNNNNNNNNNNNNNNNNNNNNNNNNNNNNNNNNNNNNNNNNNNNNNNNNNNNNNNNNNNNNNNNNNNNNNNNNNNNNNNNNNNNNNNNNNNNNNNNNNNNNNNNNNNNNNNNNNNNNNNNNNNNNNNNNNNNNNNNNNNNNNNNNNNNNNNNNNNNNNNNNNNNNNNNNNNNNNNNNNNNNNNNNNNNNNNNNNNNNNNNNNNNNNNNNNNNNNNNNNNNNNNNNNNNNNNNNNNNNNNNNNNNNNNNNNNNNNNNNNNNNNNNNNNNNNNNNNNNNNNNNNNNNNNNNNNNNNNNNNNNNNNNNNNNNNNNNNNNNNNNNNNNNNNNNNNNNNNNNNNNNNNNNNNNNNNNNNNNNNNNNNNNNNNNNNNNNNNNNNNNNNNNNNNNNNNNNNNNNNNNNNNNNNNNNNNNNNNNNNNNNNNNNNNNNNNNNNNNNNNNNNNNNNNNNNNNNNNNNNNNNNNNNNNNNNNNNNNNNNNNNNNNNNNNNNNNNNNNNNNNNNNNNNNNNNNNNNNNNNNNNNNNNNNNNNNNNNNNNNNNNNNNNNNNNNNNNNNNNNNNNNNNNNNNNNNNNNNNNNNNNNNNNNNNNNNNNNNNNNNNNNNNNNNNNNNNNNNNNNNNNNNNNNNNNNNNNNNNNNNNNNNNNNNNNNNNNNNNNNNNNNNNNNNNNNNNNNNNNNNNNNNNNNNNNNNNNNNNNNNNNNNNNNNNNNNNNNNNNNNNNNNNNNNNNNNNNNNNNNNNNNNNNNNNNNNNNNNNNNNNNNNNNNNNNNNNNNNNNNNNNNNNNNNNNNNNNNNNNNNNNNNNNNNNNNNNNNNNNNNNNNNNNNNNNNNNNNNNNNNNNNNNNNNNNNNNNNNNNNNNNNNNNNNNNNNNNNNNNNNNNNNNNNNNNNNNNNNNNNNNNNNNNNNNNNNNNNNNNNNNNNNNNNNNNNNNNNNNNNNNNNNNNNNNNNNNNNNNNNNNNNNNNNNNNNNNNNNNNNNNNNNNNNNNNNNNNNNNNNNNNNNNNNNNNNNNNNNNNNNNNNNNNNNNNNNNNNNNNNNNNNNNNNNNNNNNNNNNNNNNNNNNNNNNNNNNNNNNNNNNNNNNNNNNNNNNNNNNNNNNNNNNNNNNNNNNNNNNNNNNNNNNNNNNNNNNNNNNNNNNNNNNNNNNNNNNNNNNNNNNNNNNNNNNNNNNNNNNNNNNNNNNNNNNNNNNNNNNNNNNNNNNNNNNNNNNNNNNNNNNNNNNNNNNNNNNNNNNNNNNNNNNNNNNNNNNNNNNNNNNNNNNNNNNNNNNNNNNNNNNNNNNNNNNNNNNNNNNNNNNNNNNNNNNNNNNNNNNNNNNNNNNNNNNNNNNNNNNNNNNNNNNNNNNNNNNNNNNNNNNNNNNNNNNNNNNNNNNNNNNNNNNNNNNNNNNNNNNNNNNNNNNNNNNNNNNNNNNNNNNNNNNNNNNNNNNNNNNNNNNNNNNNNNNNNNNNNNNNNNNNNNNNNNNNNNNNNNNNNNNNNNNNNNNNNNNNNNNNNNNNNNNNNNNNNNNNNNNNNNNNNNNNNNNNNNNNNNNNNNNNNNNNNNNNNNNNNNNNNNNNNNNNNNNNNNNNNNNNNNNNNNNNNNNNNNNNNNNNNNNNNNNNNNNNNNNNNNNNNNNNNNNNNNNNNNNNNNNNNNNNNNNNNNNNNNNNNNNNNNNNNNNNNNNNNNNNNNNNNNNNNNNNNNNNNNNNNNNNNNNNNNNNNNNNNNNNNNNNNNNNNNNNNNNNNNNNNNNNNNNNNNNNNNNNNNNNNNNNNNNNNNNNNNNNNNNNNNNNNNNNNNNNNNNNNNNNNNNNNNNNNNNNNNNNNNNNNNNNNNNNNNNNNNNNNNNNNNNNNNNNNNNNNNNNNNNNNNNNNNNNNNNNNNNNNNNNNNNNNNNNNNNNNNNNNNNNNNNNNNNNNNNNNNNNNNNNNNNNNNNNNNNNNNNNNNNNNNNNNNNNNNNNNNNNNNNNNNNNNNNNNNNNNNNNNNNNNNNNNNNNNNNNNNNNNNNNNNNNNNNNNNNNNNNNNNNNNNNNNNNNNNNNNNNNNNNNNNNNNNNNNNNNNNNNNNNNNNNNNNNNNNNNNNNNNNNNNNNNNNNNNNNNNNNNNNNNNNNNNNNNNNNNNNNNNNNNNNNNNNNNNNNNNNNNNNNNNNNNNNNNNNNNNNNNNNNNNNNNNNNNNNNNNNNNNNNNNNNNNNNNNNNNNNNNNNNNNNNNNNNNNNNNNNNNNNNNNNNNNNNNNNNNNNNNNNNNNNNNNNNNNNNNNNNNNNNNNNNNNNNNNNNNNNNNNNNNNNNNNNNNNNNNNNNNNNNNNNNNNNNNNNNNNNNNNNNNNNNNNNNNNNNNNNNNNNNNNNNNNNNNNNNNNNNNNNNNNNNNNNNNNNNNNNNNNNNNNNNNNNNNNNNNNNNNNNNNNNNNNNNNNNNNNNNNNNNNNNNNNNNNNNNNNNNNNNNNNNNNNNNNNNNNNNNNNNNNNNNNNNNNNNNNNNNNNNNNNNNNNNNNNNNNNNNNNNNNNNNNNNNNNNNNNNNNNNNNNNNNNNNNNNNNNNNNNNNNNNNNNNNNNNNNNNNNNNNNNNNNNNNNNNNNNNNNNNNNNNNNNNNNNNNNNNNNNNNNNNNNNNNNNNNNNNNNNNNNNNNNNNNNNNNNNNNNNNNNNNNNNNNNNNNNNNNNNNNNNNNNNNNNNNNNNNNNNNNNNNNNNNNNNNNNNNNNNNNNNNNNNNNNNNNNNNNNNNNNNNNNNNNNNNNNNNNNNNNNNNNNNNNNNNNNNNNNNNNNNNNNNNNNNNNNNNNNNNNNNNNNNNNNNNNNNNNNNNNNNNNNNNNNNNNNNNNNNNNNNNNNNNNNNNNNNNNNNNNNNNNNNNNNNNNNNNNNNNNNNNNNNNNNNNNNNNNNNNNNNNNNNNNNNNNNNNNNNNNNNNNNNNNNNNNNNNNNNNNNNNNNNNNNNNNNNNNNNNNNNNNNNNNNNNNNNNNNNNNNNNNNNNNNNNNNNNNNNNNNNNNNNNNNNNNNNNNNNNNNNNNNNNNNNNNNNNNNNNNNNNNNNNNNNNNNNNNNNNNNNNNNNNNNNNNNNNNNNNNNNNNNNNNNNNNNNNNNNNNNNNNNNNNNNNNNNNNNNNNNNNNNNNNNNNNNNNNNNNNNNNNNNNNNNNNNNNNNNNNNNNNNNNNNNNNNNNNNNNNNNNNNNNNNNNNNNNNNNNNNNNNNNNNNNNNNNNNNNNNNNNNNNNNNNNNNNNNNNNNNNNNNNNNNNNNNNNNNNNNNNNNNNNNNNNNNNNNNNNNNNNNNNNNNNNNNNNNNNNNNNNNNNNNNNNNNNNNNNNNNNNNNNNNNNNNNNNNNNNNNNNNNNNNNNNNNNNNNNNNNNNNNNNNNNNNNNNNNNNNNNNNNNNNNNNNNNNNNNNNNNNNNNNNNNNNNNNNNNNNNNNNNNNNNNNNNNNNNNNNNNNNNNNNNNNNNNNNNNNNNNNNNNNNNNNNNNNNNNNNNNNNNNNNNNNNNNNNNNNNNNNNNNNNNNNNNNNNNNNNNNNNNNNNNNNNNNNNNNNNNNNNNNNNNNNNNNNNNNNNNNNNNNNNNNNNNNNNNNNNNNNNNNNNNNNNNNNNNNNNNNNNNNNNNNNNNNNNNNNNNNNNNNNNNNNNNNNNNNNNNNNNNNNNNNNNNNNNNNNNNNNNNNNNNNNNNNNNNNNNNNNNNNNNNNNNNNNNNNNNNNNNNNNNNNNNNNNNNNNNNNNNNNNNNNNNNNNNNNNNNNNNNNNNNNNNNNNNNNNNNNNNNNNNNNNNNNNNNNNNNNNNNNNNNNNNNNNNNNNNNNNNNNNNNNNNNNNNNNNNNNNNNNNNNNNNNNNNNNNNNNNNNNNNNNNNNNNNNNNNNNNNNNNNNNNNNNNNNNNNNNNNNNNNNNNNNNNNNNNNNNNNNNNNNNNNNNNNNNNNNNNNNNNNNNNNNNNNNNNNNNNNNNNNNNNNNNNNNNNNNNNNNNNNNNNNNNNNNNNNNNNNNNNNNNNNNNNNNNNNNNNNNNNNNNNNNNNNNNNNNNNNNNNNNNNNNNNNNNNNNNNNNNNNNNNNNNNNNNNNNNNNNNNNNNNNNNNNNNNNNNNNNNNNNNNNNNNNNNNNNNNNNNNNNNNNNNNNNNNNNNNNNNNNNNNNNNNNNNNNNNNNNNNNNNNNNNNNNNNNNNNNNNNNNNNNNNNNNNNNNNNNNNNNNNNNNNNNNNNNNNNNNNNNNNNNNNNNNNNNNNNNNNNNNNNNNNNNNNNNNNNNNNNNNNNNNNNNNNNNNNNNNNNNNNNNNNNNNNNNNNNNNNNNNNNNNNNNNNNNNNNNNNNNNNNNNNNNNNNNNNNNNNNNNNNNNNNNNNNNNNNNNNNNNNNNNNNNNNNNNNNNNNNNNNNNNNNNNNNNNNNNNNNNNNNNNNNNNNNNNNNNNNNNNNNNNNNNNNNNNNNNNNNNNNNNNNNNNNNNNNNNNNNNNNNNNNNNNNNNNNNNNNNNNNNNNNNNNNNNNNNNNNNNNNNNNNNNNNNNNNNNNNNNNNNNNNNNNNNNNNNNNNNNNNNNNNNNNNNNNNNNNNNNNNNNNNNNNNNNNNNNNNNNNNNNNNNNNNNNNNNNNNNNNNNNNNNNNNNNNNNNNNNNNNNNNNNNNNNNNNNNNNNNNNNNNNNNNNNNNNNNNNNNNNNNNNNNNNNNNNNNNNNNNNNNNNNNNNNNNNNNNNNNNNNNNNNNNNNNNNNNNNNNNNNNNNNNNNNNNNNNNNNNNNNNNNNNNNNNNNNNNNNNNNNNNNNNNNNNNNNNNNNNNNNNNNNNNNNNNNNNNNNNNNNNNNNNNNNNNNNNNNNNNNNNNNNNNNNNNNNNNNNNNNNNNNNNNNNNNNNNNNNNNNNNNNNNNNNNNNNNNNNNNNNNNNNNNNNNNNNNNNNNNNNNNNNNNNNNNNNNNNNNNNNNNNNNNNNNNNNNNNNNNNNNNNNNNNNNNNNNNNNNNNNNNNNNNNNNNNNNNNNNNNNNNNNNNNNNNNNNNNNNNNNNNNNNNNNNNNNNNNNNNNNNNNNNNNNNNNNNNNNNNNNNNNNNNNNNNNNNNNNNNNNNNNNNNNNNNNNNNNNNNNNNNNNNNNNNNNNNNNNNNNNNNNNNNNNNNNNNNNNNNNNNNNNNNNNNNNNNNNNNNNNNNNNNNNNNNNNNNNNNNNNNNNNNNNNNNNNNNNNNNNNNNNNNNNNNNNNNNNNNNNNNNNNNtcagttcacacatacagtttaaagaggagaacactttaaactgactaacatttagactgaaagtaacaacaaaatgataataccaaaaaatccctATCAAGAGCAGATCAGGGATGTTTGGTTGAGGTTTGAGAAGTCTTGGAGAAGACACTGATGTTCCCGTTGAGGCTCCGTGTAAGACTCTGTCCTTCATCTTCCAGCCCTTCTGTCCCAGGTGGTCGTCTTGgtgacggttctggttctggtcatcATAGGCGTGAtcttcttcatcatcctcaTTGCTCTCTGGAGAAACGTCAGTAAGATCATCAAGTTGAGTATTTACCAAACCTCTGCTACGGCCCAAAGGATCTGGAGTCTGGTCTCTTCATGTCTGCAGAAGCCTCACTATGAAGCTCGCTGGAAGCTGATGGAGTCTGGAGGTTCTGACGGACAACCGTGTTCCTACGTGGACCCTGAAGACCTGCCCTACAGCTCCGCCTGGGAGATCCCCAGAGACCAGGTGGCACTCGGTACATAGCACCAGCACCTGCAGGTTCTGCCTGGCAGAAACTCTGCATTCAGTTCACCCACAAATGCCCCGTCAGGTCAGACtagtgtctgtctgtctgcaggtcAGGTCCTGGGTTCTGGTCCATTTGGACGGGTTGTAGAGGCAACAGTTTCTGGTCTGACTGGCTCTGACACACCAACAAAAGCTGCAGTGAAGATCATGAAGTGTAAGGTCCTCCCCCTCTGAATGTCTGAGTCAAAGCTGCGTCTCAACCTGTGGTTGTGGTTTTGCAGCCAAGAGGGATGCGGCCCAGTCTCTGATGTCCGAGTTAAAGGTTCTGGGTTACCTGGGTCCTCATCTGAACGTTGTCAACCTGCTGGGAGCCTGCACCAGCCCAGGTACACAGTGCACACCTCAGGAGATCCACTTCTGGTTTCGCATTCTGCTCTGAAAACAGCTAATCCAGATGTAATCCAGAATAAAGATGTTACAGGAAAAATGGGCCCAAATCCCAGAGTGAAACTGGATTATAGGCAAAAATTTCCATTCCAACGCAGCCGTGTGATTGGTTAGGAAAagtaagataattttatttatatagcacattttcagcaacaaggcaattcaaagtgctttacaagaattagagaaaatataaacaaaataactaaagaaaaacaaaagtataacAAGTTTACAAAAGCTACATATTGGTTccccatgtttaataagaataagaatttATAAACCAGTCGGGGTTTATTTGGATTCTTGACTTGATCTGATAAAACTAAGTATTGGTTCTCCATGCTTGATTCTATATAGTAGATGGTCGTGAATGTGGATCTAAGATAATGAGTCGTTTCTCTGGGTTCTAATTTTGTTCTAATTCCTGCTCTGGGTTGAATGAAATCCTCTGGATCTTTTTGTTCTAATAGGTTTTATTCCTATTCTTGGTTGAGTGTCTAAATGCTCCACAGTTTATAAAGCATTTAAGATAGATGCTTCTGTGCTGGGTTGCTACGTAAGTATAAGTACTCCATAATTTATAAGATGGGAGTTTCTTTGGATAAACTAGACAGACATGGCAAAGAAATGACACATCAGGAAAAATAGCACATGCAGCCACATTTAGCTTCTTTGGTCaatgcagctgaaaaaaagataaagaagagATGAACTCTGTGATCGTCTGATCAGCCTGGGAGGAAAGAAATCAGAGATTATACTGGAAATAACCTGGAGTGGGCGGGGCCTGAAAACCAGATCCTGGTTTACCATCAGAACTGCTCCTCAGCCAGATGTTCGGCCGGGTCTACTTGGTTCTGTCCAGGTGTGCTCAGACCTCATCCAGAATTTGTCCGTCAGAATAAAGTCCGGTTCCATGTTTCAGGTCCAGTTTACCTGATCACTGAGTTCTGTCGTCATGGCAACCTGTTGAGCTACCTGCAGAGGAACAAAGACACATTTGGACAGGTGGACATGCCCAGCAGGAGGTGAGCCaaccctctgacctctgacctctctctCCCAGTGATTGCTCAGTGTCTCTCGCCCACAGTAACAGCGACGGCGGCTACATGGACATGAACCAAGACGGGCGGGGACGTTATGTCCCTCTGAAGGAACTGAGAGACACCGACCAGGGGACAGGCCTCGCCCCCACAGGTGATGTCATGTGATCAGGTAAACGCAAACAGGAACAAGATGAACTGATGATCACCACTGCTGTTCTCTTTCAGACCACCAGAAGGCGCCATCGCTCCTCCTTAGCGACTCTCCCGTCCTCACCCTGGAAGACCTGTTCAGTTTCTCCTTCCAGATCGCTCAGGCCATGGATTTCCTGTCCTCCAGGAAGGTACGACCACCGCCATTTTGCTTTCGGCAACCAGACTGTCCTCCATCCTGCTTGATCAACCCATCTGCTCAGTTTGACTCGGCTGAATTTGCCTTTTTAATGTCACACCAACTTGACGAAGCAACTCCAGATCAAAAACAAGGCTTAAAAGAATCTGTTCAGctttaaatgaaaaccagaGAAGATCAGCTGGAGTCCTTAACAATGATGGATGTTTGCTACAGTCTGACCAACCACAACATAACCCAGGGAATTATCCCAGGATAGTCT comes from Poecilia reticulata strain Guanapo unplaced genomic scaffold, Guppy_female_1.0+MT scaffold_131, whole genome shotgun sequence and encodes:
- the LOC103459902 gene encoding platelet-derived growth factor receptor beta-like, whose translation is MTASIRATTGSLNLLHFLLGVFLSHPEGGVALELLPSSPEVILQSQSNFSVVCSGWSEVKWHLPQDADGGPEVLVQIDGSSRILQLLGATWRSSGRYTCEEPSADQSRVVDVFVPGQGPEQWFVPQSSSQVYKHSEEGTIPCVVSDPKLNVSLFERPGRTAVGGVRYVPALGFVGCLNDAGHVCVATDGDQEKESQVFYVFTVLEPKQMEMELSVSSQVLKQGEVLTMNCSVRDVDMAFFTWTFPRRQEVEPLTDILSNEIRSFINISKATVSDSGVYVCKAQDSQFRWTVRKNITITVLDKGYVYLWPSGETNISSVVHHTVELKVVGDAHPTPTFTWSRLNQTIAMETSSINTTHLTSSRYVSTLTLHQVQLDQTGTYTATASNEDSREEIMFYLQVTAPPRILSLSEVDKKDILCVSEGVPTPSVTWYICPRSIRCSNLSDGWRSQLGALEQDVTTVIEGGGTLVKSVLTLKTLDSVSAVRCEATNAAGERARDLRVLRTSLLSQVVVLVTVLVLVIIGVIFFIILIALWRNKPHYEARWKLMESGGSDGQPCSYVDPEDLPYSSAWEIPRDQVALGQVLGSGPFGRVVEATVSGLTGSDTPTKAAVKIMKSKRDAAQSLMSELKVLGYLGPHLNVVNLLGACTSPGPVYLITEFCRHGNLLSYLQRNKDTFGQVDMPSRSNSDGGYMDMNQDGRGRYVPLKELRDTDQGTGLAPTDHQKAPSLLLSDSPVLTLEDLFSFSFQIAQAMDFLSSRKCVHRDLAARNVLVCEGKLLKICDFGLARDLQKDEDYIIRRNSFLPLRWMSPESIFQNIYSSESDVWSYGVLLWEIFSLGCTPYPDLLTTRQFSSALKRGHRMDRPEHVTSDMYAVMKQCWDEDPLSRPSFSSLVVVVGNMLPADYRQRYTQLTEDFLRGDGPAVLQSRRSLSRTTETETETDVQKDRNSSHCTARFQEAELGFHFTESPSSDVKEHLLEAEPEDSGPTHNTYILPVVTMETSSSTALDAVSPLLSDPAAILESQEMTSPPETPAEEEESCL